Genomic window (Arachis hypogaea cultivar Tifrunner chromosome 13, arahy.Tifrunner.gnm2.J5K5, whole genome shotgun sequence):
ACACAGACACTATCTTCCGGATGAATAATTTCAAACGGACTTAGCCTCTCCTTTGTATTCACCCTACCGATCACAACAAACCAAACAAATAGCTCTACCCTTTGTGGTACCAAACCTTTTCAAATGGTCTTCGTGAAACTGTAATGGGTCACCTCCTCTGACAGCATTTCTTCCAGTagcacctgcacaaatgagttagttgagAAGACACCTTGCCTATCATATTTCCATACCACTCTATGTTCTCGGTTCTTTTCTAATTTCACAGATCTCAACGCCTCATGTAATTGACCCAGGATTTCCAACTCTCATTGGAAAAGCTctcgcctccattggaagttctAAATCAACTCTAGTCCATTCCAAAATCCGCAATCCCCAATAACAGATCCACATTGGTTTGAAATAGAAAAAAGCCTTGAGAACTGATCCTTCAGAGATCCACACAGTAACCATACATCCTCTCAAAATCGTGTTCGTCTCCCATCACCAATCTCCATAAATAAACCTGTAACCATTTTAACCCTTATACGTTGATTCGTGATTGGTAGTTGGCAAATATCCTTCCATAGGGCTCCTCTAGTAGGTAGCACTTGATATGACAAGAGCTCATTGGGATTCAAACCATTACACGAGCATACGACCTTCTTCCACAAGGGGCACTCTTCCTTTGcaaaccgccaccaccacttaaacaatagTGCTGTGTTACGGAGCATAGCATCGCCCACTCCCAACCCGCCTAATTTCTTAGGAGCCTGCACCACTTCCCATTTTACCAATGCTATACCATTTCTACCATCCTCTTTATTCCACAGGAATCTCCTTTGCAAGGATATAGTTTCTCAACAATAGCCTTCGACATCTTGAACAAGCTCAAATAATATACTGACAGACTATTTAAGACTGATTTAATGAGAACCAACTTTCTAGATTTGGTTAGCACCTTAACTTTCTACAGACTGAGTTTCTCCTCCACTTTGTCTATAATAGACTTCCAGGTCTTCACCAACCTCGAATTTACTCCTAAAAAGATTCTAAGGTATTTAACTGTAAGGGTGTCCCCCTTACAACCCAACAAGTTGCACATGCGCTAGACCCACTGTTCATCACAGTTAATTGGAATCAAACTGGACTTGTCAAAATTAATCCTAAATCCTGACATCAGCTCAAAACATCGCAAAAAGTCGCTTGTAATTCTTAATAGTCTCCTCTATAGATGGAATAATATCATCAGTAAATTGTAGGTGGAACAATTTTATACTATCTGTTCCAACCAACAACAGTAATATAAAAAGTGTACTTTTTTATTGTACAATCATATAATTtgtaagtaaaataaaaatatacgagTAAAAGCTTTTTATGAGATATTAAACTTGACAAgataaatgagaaaaaaaaaacaaaggattcactttggaaaaaaaaaatccttttgcCATATAATTTGTCTCTATTTTTTCAATTGAGTGATGATTGCATTTTTTTCCCTAAATATTCGGAAAAATATCGATATTCTCTCTAACATTTTTTcgtcttattatttattttctgaatgtaattattttgtgtatatttaaatttaaaactaactCTAAGAAAATAGGTGTCATTTCTGATGGCTTTGTGTTTAACGTTATCAGCTAGGATGGCTATATGACTATATGAGCGCCGAGCTACTAGGAAAGAGACACGTGACGGGTTCACTTTCATACGGGGATATTTTTCATTAGGTTGAAGTTACGGCAAATGTGCTAATGAAAGTATGTAATTGTTTCTGTGAGTGtcatttttaagaagaaaaatccatgtatgatataaaaatttaaataaaaagtaaatgtTAAAGAGGCCCTATTAAATCAAATATATGGCGAATACTCACTAACAAAAAAGTATTGGTATTCTaactttcttttatctttaagcATATATCATCCTAACCCTAAGGAGACAAGCGATGAAGTTGAACATGTTTGAAGGAAAAGTGTGATGCACGTCTCATGTTGAACAGCAGTAATAATAAGAAGTTTGTTTAGTTGCAGTGACTTCATTAGCAGCATCTATGTGTATCTCCTTGGCATCGGAGAGAGTAATTTGTTTTTCTTGATCCGCTTTGACGTCCAAACTCTTGTGGCTTGTGCTGTCATGAATCCTTGTGATCATTTGCAGGAAAACTTGGTCCACATTCAGATTCTTGAGAGCAGAGGTTTCCATGAAGCATAATCCTTCTCTCTCTGCAAACCcttttgcttcttcttcctccactTCCCTTGTTTGTTCCAGATCGCACTTGTTCCCCACCAGAATAACCACCATGTCTTTCCCCCCAAACTCTCTCAACTCCACCATCCATTTTCTCGCGTTCTCAAAACTAGATCGCCTTGTTATGTCATACACTAGCAATGCCCCTAATGCTCCTCGGTAATATGAGCTTGTGATTGCTCTAAACCTGCACCCACATTCTATATAGTTATAATATAAGATGTAGGTTATAGTATCTATAGTTACCATAGTTATACAATTTTAACtatacttaaaaaatttaaaataattttttaacaatatttttaatttaaaataaaaatattattaaaatataaaatattatgacTTCTATTTTTAACTAGAGATATGACATAGAATTCACGGGAATGTAATTGTCATTAGTAATATGATTAGGAAAAATCTAGGGGGCTActagcaattttattaaattttagtaagCATGTAACcaacaaaagaaaagtgaatcATTTGATTAAATCTTAtactaatctcacaccattaaaatcatcattaataactatttgatggctacaagtCATAAAAATTACTGTCCCCTAACACTCCTCTTATGATTATATAGTCATTCTAGTCTAGAACCAATATAATCCTATCAATCAATTAATCATCAGAGACCATGTGTAAGTAATGTCGCTAGCTATTATGAGTTTCaattattaaaatgaaaataagccATAAGAGACATTCTTCTTCCACAATACCTAATTGCTTTGGTTGTGTCTTGTGTGGTTGGATGGTCACTGCCCACCGAAACCTTCATTAGCAGCTCACGTGCAGTGATTGCCTAGTTGGACTTTCAATCactttcctttaatttatgtgaCATACATATATCTAGGCTTTAAACTTTAAAGTGAACAAGTTAACATCTTGGTTGAGTGGAGTGGACCCGACTCACCCAATATTACGCCTTAATAATTTCACTCCGTTAAAGGAGAAGGGGAAAAGCTTAGGAAATTAAAACGTAATTTCTACTCTTTCCCAACAGAGAGTAGAGTGACCGCCACTCTTTGAGTTCAATTATATATGCATGTCAATCCCATCAATTTATGATCATGATGCGGTCGTTTAACTCTTCTATAAGCAGATTGCTTAGCTTATTTGAGATGAAGAAGACAAGAGGGTGGAGGAGAgagttttgctttctccttacgAAGATGCTGCAAGTGAAAGAAGGGTAAATTGGGAGATTGTGTGTATATAATGTTAGgaagataaaaaaatagttaaaatttattttatttaatattattaattattataattaactgTTGTAAGTCTGCAATAATTAATATAagataaattttgattaattttaattaatttttttattaaatatttttgtataaaaaaatagtgAAACTCTTTATTTACGGAATgggatgagaaaaaaaaaagaaagattcatTTGCATTATTCTTcagaatattattaaatttattttagtgtaaaatattttttttattatttattataataagtaataacaaaaaaaaatatacacaaaattgATGTATGTAATTTTTGTTTTAGGGAATAAAAAAAAAGGGTCATCCTAGCTAGTGAAACGTAAAATATGAATTATGAAATATGAAACGTGGACTGTGAGTTCTTCAATCAAAAGATATTTCTCTTTTTAAGTTGGAAATAACCAAagtaaaaacatgaaaattaaaggaGGGTGGATGAAATTAGTAAATTACGATGAGGAAAAACGCCTCTTCGATTGTTGAAAGGTATGCACTATGCAGCATTCGTTTTCGTGAATATTGCAGTAGGGTTTAAAATATTcgttttaaaactttaaaagggaaatttttttaaaataaacaattaaattgGTTTGTGGAAGTTTATGAGAATTacatagtatttttttttcgttttaagTGAATAATTCgtgttattataataataattttttgtacttaattattgttaataaatttaaaaaaaatatttgttcaatacgcaaataaaaaaattcagaaacttccaacgaataaaattaattaataattaaaatatcgaatctaaaatttattgaaaatttactaatacttttactttaatttccttgtaattTCTTTCTATAATGCAAGCTATGATGTACTCAACTGGCATTTAGCAGCTAGCCTCTTCAAATGACTAAGCACAAATTTACGGATACCCACGGGTCGGAAGTTAAtgattaatttcttattttgtctGAGTGCATCTTTAATAGAAGAAATCCAACCTAAACTATACTATAAGTCTATAacccttaaaaaaattaaataacaattaCTTGTGCTAGTCACGGACGAACAACACACGGTTAAAAAtgcttaatttatttttgtttttctctaaACCTGTTATTCTTCTCTAAGTTCACTAGATCAGTAAATAACAGGAAACACCAGAAGTTGGCTGGTTTACTTTGCTTACAAACAACAAGACTACTACTGATGATTGATGAAATCCAAGTTGTATAGATGTTCCCTTAATTTGATGGTGTATTGAAACAGAGAGATATATTGTTGCAGCTTAATTCTGATCTATAAACAACTCAAAACAGGGCTTATGCATTTCGTTCGACATTAGAATACTAACAAATAAGGAAGGAAAACATGTTACCGTTCTTGGCCGGCAGTGTCCCATATCTGTGCTTTGATGAGTTTGTCTGCAATTTTGATGTTGCGGTAAGCAAATTCGACTCCTATAGTGGGCTTTGAATCAAACCGGAATTCATCTTTTGCAAACCTTGATAGCAGATTTGATTTCCCAACCCCTGAGTCCCCAATCAGAACAGCTTTGAACAGATAATCACACTCCTCATCAAATGCATCAGCCATATATCTATCTTGTTAATTAACCTCTCCACCTGCTTTCACTTTCACccttctatctatctatctatgtaTATGCCTTTATTGGAAATTCTAAAGGAACAAACCTAGTGACTAGTGAGGAGGTGGAAATAAAACCAAACCGAAAATAAGAATTGTTGGAtatgaaaggagaaagctacaGGGTGCAAGGTCATGATCACACTTATGTAAtgttataattaattaagattaCGAAACTGGGAGGGGCCAAGACGCAATCCTTTCTTTGgatggtattattattattattattattattattattattattattattattattgttattattatttacttaCACAGTTACACTTGAATGATTACTAGTCCTTGATACTGTCTCGTGGATGGATCATGGATCCGTCTTTAGCTATGTGGGAAGAGCCTGCCTGCCATAATACATGCTTGCCCTCTTCTCCAAAGAAGGTCCAATGGTGTTCTTCCACATGTCCCCCACCATTTTTTAAACAGAAATATaactattagaatttattatttttatttatcgttAACATccaatatttaaaagtatgaaatAAAGTTCTGTTTGATTGATATATAGGATAAGATATAAATACAAAAACGCAAACATTAAagacatagatataaaatatttgtgtctTTGTATTGTATTAGACAAAAATAATGAACAAGGCacacaaatatttgaaaaatattgaATTATCGTTCATTCAACCACAAATTCTATCATCACCACTATACACCTATCACTCCAAATACTATATGTCATcaccattaaatttttatttcttctaatattttttgtttcgttcaatatcattttaaattatcattcaaatattaaatatacaatttttttaaaaaataaaaaattaaaacccaaaatttatcaaaaattaatcaaaattcacataaataaaaaactaaatgttcaatttaaaaaaaaacacagaaaatCAGAGCCCAAAAGAGGAGAGAAAGAAGAATATGATTGCAAAGAAGAAGCAAAAAcctagaagaagaagatagtagaaaAGAGAACGACGACAAATAAAGACGGAAAGACATTTAGAAGGTGGATCTTGGATATGAAAGGTGTGGAGGAGAGACAAAATAGATTTGGAAGAAGGGGAGTGTGGTGAGGCAACCTCGACAACGACGATGAAGCAGAATGCAGAGGAATGTGCGTCCATAAATAGGTAGAGTAATGCGACGATAAACGATAAATCGGACAGTGACATTAGAGGGAGAGGAAGAGACGACAATTGAGTTTCCATTGGTGAGAGTTGAGGAAGGCAGAAGAATGAGGATTGTGACAAGTGAAAATGGAAGAGGTGGTTGTAGAATCTGAAAGAGGAAGATAAAAAATAAAGGTTTAAAGAGATAagagaacaaattttagaaattaaaaaataaattagtgtctcataaattatattttagtgtCTCATTAAATTagaaatacataaatttaatatCTCTGTATCCATTCatatctttttgtatttttttaaaatctgtgTTTTACTAAATTAAACAACAGATATGTATCACCATGTCTATATTTCAATGAGACATAAATATCAAGCAAACTTtacttaaaatatattattaaattattagattaagtgaggtaaaaaataatacatttttttatggttattaattttttttaatttggaaaaTGGACACTTTCATGCTTACGTGCCCATTTGCCATTGGCCTCTCGCTACCTTTTAGTATGTTCACATCATTCAATAGTCAATACTCGCTGCCATTGGCTCGCGGTTAAAAAATTTGCTTAAGTAGGGTAATGATTCCAAATTATCTTTcacttaagaaaaaaaaaatataggtttACATGTGATCATGTATGTTTGCGGTTGGATGCAATTGCCATaatcatatttaattatttatttacaacGGGTTTGCCATTAAATTAAAGCTCAAGATGTCAGGGTTAATAATAAACAATCATTGTAGATCACTTGATTGCTGTATATGCCTCTTTGGAGTTTGGTAAATCGGATATAGGAAATTTTATatacttttcaaaaaatatatgctGAGTGGTAAATATATGATGATAAATATTTATTgagttaaaagtttaaatttaatttaatgtgtGTTAGTAGTGCAGGTTTAATACTTTATCTTTCAGTTTAAATTTATGTTGTTTTAGCAAATTACCAATACATTAAATTGAGGTTTCAGTCCAAATGTTTATGAAGACAAATCAGAACAAAAAACATAAAGAAAGAAAGTTTTGCTATTtgccaaaagaaagaaaaaaaaaagggaacatTTGGTATCATTGTGAAGAATGAAGAATAGTTTGAACACTATTAAGAACACAAAGGCAGCAAAGGATCAAATAAATTCAAAAGTTGGGATAACAAATACAACATGCAAAGAACAGCAGAGAAATAGTAGAACAAATTTAAAAGAGCAGAGGTGGTGGAACTAGGGGTGTCAAAATTTGTCGAGGCATGGGAATTTTCACAGAAACTGTCCCAAATAGAGACTCGATGgcggaaaattttttttgtgtggaTGAAGATGGGAAGTAAAATTTTTTCGAGACAAGTGCGGGGATTCCCGCCCCGTCCCCGATAATTCCCCAAATTCTTGAATTTACTTAAGTACCCTTACTTTATTTCTAACATAAGGGACtttttagtaatttcacataataaaaacTCGAACCCTACCTTATTCAATGTGTTTACTCCTCTTCTACTACTTCAATTCTTTGTTATTATGCCGTCTCCACTCCCTAAGCCCCAACTCTCCACTTTGTTCAAAACTCTCATCACCATACGTCCATACTCTATACCCCCTCACCAGTCGCCACTCGCCAGCCGCCACTCCTGCGCCGTCACCGACTCACCGTCACAACTTCACCGCGTCGTTCTCTCTCTTCAGGCGCGACATTCTTCCCCTCTCCGTTCTCCCCTCTTAGTCGTTGCATTCCACTGCTCCACCATCTCTTTGCTGCTCATCGACGCTACAGCAGCCACTGGTTGCCCACTTGCCCCTCTTCTAGTGCCCTTCCTCCTTCCCATCACTTGACTTCTGGtttgattttctcttcttctatgtACCTGAAGCAATTAGATATATAGGGTTTATAATTATGAAATAGTTAGggtttgattttgttaattatgATTTATGTGCTTTTGAGTTGCTGGATTTGTTTAAGATTTTGATAATTTCTTGTTAATAATTCTGATTCTATGCTTCTGAGTTGCTGGATTTGTTTAGGGTTAAGTTAACTTCTTGTTAATAACTCTGATTATGTGCTTCTCAGTTGCTGGGTTCAAATTTGCTTGTTTTGCTTAGTTCAGATTCAGTTATTTTGTGATTCtgaattgatttttggttttttatacttattttgCTTGTTTTGAAATTCTGTTAATAATACTGAGTCTGAGTTATTGGGTTTGTTTACTTATTTTGTTAATTTGAGTTGctaattttgagttgattttgtgatttaatttattaataattttgattCTGTGATTTTGAGCTGTTGGGACTATGAGATTAATATGGGAGATTTAGAAGTTAAGGAAGGATAAGAAGAAAGTGATGATGACAACAAggaaagatttggaaaatgattCTTATTCGAAAGATGAAGAAAATTATTATCATGATGCTCACACTACAATAATTCCGGCAGATAGCGGCGTTATTTTATAAAATCGCCGCAAAATGACCATCTGCGACGCATATAGCGGCGGTTAGGAGTTGGGACTGCATAAATCAAAGTTATATTCTGAATTTATAATGTTCAAATAAAGTTCTAGCGAGCATAAATCAAAGTTACTCCTCTTTGAAGTTATGCCTTACTAAACCTAAATCAAGAAACTCTAAAAGTACATAAACATGTAAAACTGCGACCCAAATCATTAAATTAAGGAATCAACGTAATCCTtataataaaagattaaaatttctCTTCAACATCGTATTGACCTGGCGAAAAATACTCTGTCAATAATTTATGGGCTTCACGTTTTACAGGATTTGATATTTTATCTCCATACCATGGCTTTTTGTTTAGATTAAGGCACCTTTTCTTAACATGTATATTATCTTCTCTTTGTTGGTCTTCTAAAGTGTCATTGTCTTCGTCCGAAAGCTTATTAAGATCAAACTGCTTCGATCTGTCAATTCGAACAGAGGAGATATCATCTAAATTGTCTTCTGAATCAGACTCTTCCCCATCTAGACTGTCAGGGACTATTTCTCCAGAATATCCAGGTAATACTGAAAATATCAATATGCATACAACAAAAAAAAGTATACCCAGAAGAAACTGAGAACTCTCAAGTCATTAGATACTGACTTAGAAAAATACAGACAACAATATTACCATTTCCTTTGTTGGTAGTTTGTGCAAATTTCTTACACAGAAGCTCTGTAGAGAATGTTGTACTTGTAGAGGATGATGAAAAGTCCTCAGTTTTTATTTGTCCTATTTTACCGTCATGTTATGTTCGCTAATATTTTTAAAACGTAACACTATTGGAATTGATATTGAATATTAGATATCAAGATTATCAAAACTGCAACATTAAGAACAACAACAACTGAAACAACATTAAAGATTTAACATAAACTAACTTTTGATGAAAAAACCCgttgaaagaaacaaaaaatctgCTTTTACTCATGAAAATTCACAATACAATAAATACTTAACTGCAAATCAAATATACACCAAgttttttgtaactaaagaaacaATGTACAACGTTgaatttatttaacttatttcaTGACACAAAGATCCTTTTTAAATTACGTTAAAATTCTTCAAATAAGCATTACGCAACATCATCGATATTCTCTGAAACATTTTATATGGGGTCTTATATATCATCCTCCCTTGTTAACTGTAAATCTCCAATGTCACCTTCCGCTGAATGTTCAACCCTAGCTGTGGAGAAAAATCAACTTCagcttcttcattctcttcttccaTATCATACAAATCTTGTGATTTCACAAGAACCACAACACTCAATTCCTTAACTATTTCATCATCTACATAGTATACAAGCTGAGCTTCTGAGGCTAATATGTATGGTTCATCTTCTTCTCGAACACCAGTGTGTATCGGACGAGAGAAATTAACGTTGGTAAGCTTCAAATGGTCTTGTTTGATGCCTTTACTAGTAGTGGTATCAGACCAAACACATTTGAACAATACCACTATGAAAAATAGATGTGGCATAAGAGATTAGGACATGCTAACATGTTCCAAATCATTAAGCTTGTTAAAAGATGCTTTGTAAGAGGTCTTCCTAACATTAGTTTGATAAAAATATCACATGTAATGTTTGTCAAATGGGTAAATAAACAAAAACTTCTTTCAAATCCAAAGAAGATGTCTTTACTAAGAAATAATTGAAATTGTTGCATCTTGACCTATTTAGACTAACTAGGACTCGGTCTTGAAGGAAAAGGCTATGGAATGGTTATTTTGGATGattatactaggtttggttgggtgttCTTCCTAACTTATAAGCATGAAATAtttatgtttttgaaaaattcggtaagaaaattcaaaataaaatagatctaaaaattattttaattaaaagtgaTCATGGTAAAGAGTTTGAAAACTGacattttgaatctttttgtgatAAATAAGGCATAtcacacaacttctcttgtcctaAACTACCATAACAAAATAGGATTATGGAAAGGAGAAATAGAAGTTTACAAGAAATAGCTATAGCTATGTTGTGTGAATGTGATGTTCCCAAATTCTTATGGGCTGAAGTTGTAAATATAGCTTGTTACGTTTTAAAGCAAACTCTCATAAGAAAGTTTTTAAAGAAAACACCCTATAAACTTTGGAAATGACACTCTCCTAATCTCAAGTATTTTCGTGTGTTTGGTTGCAAGTATTTTATActgaacataaaaaaaaattagagaaatttGATCGTAAAACACATGAaggtatttttcttagttatttcacAAATAACAAGGCCTATAGAATCTATAACAAGAACTCTAAAACTGTTGAGGAGACTATACATGTCACATTCTATGAATCTAACATTATTCCTAGTGTTTGCATTGATGAAAATccagaaattgaaattgaagtgACCAAGACTGCTGAGTTAGAACATTCAAACTCAAACTCACAAGAAACAGCACCTAAAAGCACTGAGAATGACAATTCTGCAAGAGAAAATTTGCAATTATCTCCTGTCATATATAGCTAAAAAAGGTCAAGAGAATGAAAATTTGCAAAAGGGTAAAGAGAATGAAAATTTCTGAAAAACTATCAGAGAAATTCATAATTGGTGATCTCTCAAAAAATATGACAATAAGATCATCCTTAAAAAGagccaaatcaaataatatagcTCTCATCTTAAAATTAAACCTCAAAATATCCAAGAAGATCTTGTAGATCCATCTTGGATTTCGGCTATGGAGGAGaaattacaataatttaaaaagaataaagtctAGACCCTTGTGTCTGATTCGAATGGAAAGAAAGTCACGGGTACAAAATGGATCTTCAGAAATAAATTGGGTGAAGATAAAATTATTGTCCAAAATAAAACAAGATTAGTTGCTCAAGGTTATAATCAAGGGGagggtattgattttgatgaatcaTTTGCACCTGTAGCTCGAATGGAGGCTATCAGATTGCTCTTAACCTATGCAGCTCATTGTGGCTTCAAACTATTCCAAATGGATGTAAAGTGTACATTTCTAAATGGAATAATAGATAGAGAGGTCTATGTGGCTCAACCTCctggatttgaaaataaaaactttttaaattatattttcaaaCTAACTAAAGCCTTGTAAGGtttgagacaagctcctagagcttggtatgagaggcttagctcatttttattgaaaaatactttttaaagaAGAGCCACTGATACCACACTATTTATTAGAAATTCCAATGATCATTTTATTC
Coding sequences:
- the LOC112792094 gene encoding ras-related protein RABA6a, which codes for MADAFDEECDYLFKAVLIGDSGVGKSNLLSRFAKDEFRFDSKPTIGVEFAYRNIKIADKLIKAQIWDTAGQERFRAITSSYYRGALGALLVYDITRRSSFENARKWMVELREFGGKDMVVILVGNKCDLEQTREVEEEEAKGFAEREGLCFMETSALKNLNVDQVFLQMITRIHDSTSHKSLDVKADQEKQITLSDAKEIHIDAANEVTATKQTSYYYCCST